In the Chloroflexota bacterium genome, TCGAGGGTGCCGTGCGCGACGGCTCGTCGAGCCTCCTGTGGCGGTCGGAGACTTTCGCCTACGCGGCCGCTCGGGAGGCCCCCGGTGAGTACCGCGGGATTGTCGCCGGACGCCTCGCCGATACGCCGGTCACCTCCACGAGCCTCATCGTCGACGGCTCGGTCCTACCGGACCCTTTGCCGGGGGTCGAACCCCCGAAGCCGCCGCCGCCGGGCCCCGGGCCGGGCCCCGAACCCGTCCGGCGTGTCAGGCGATTCCATGGTGAGGTGAGCCTCGGCGACCCGCGGCGCCCCATCCCTGAGCTCACGAAGATCGTCGACGAGGTCATCGACCGGCTCGCCCAGCAGACCGATGTACGTCTCCACGTCACCCTCCACGTCGAGGCGGAGCACTCGGCTGCCGACGGCTTCGCCGACGACACGGTCCGCACCATCTCCGAGAACGCGAAGACGCTCCGCTTCAGGGACTTCGGCTGGGAGAAGGAGTAGGCGCGCGGGCTCACCCACGATGCGGACATCGTTGCGACGCTGCTGACTCGAATTCGCGAGCCCTTGCTCGCGTGCTACGGTTTCCGGGATCTGTGGGGAAACGTGTGCAGGCTGAAGTGAAACGTGCAATGGCCCGCATGAGGCGGAGTCCGTGGGCTATCGCGGTCATCGCCTTGGGCTCTGGGGTCCTCCTTGCCCTGCCCGTCGTCTTGGACAGGGACTTCTATCGGGCGCTCGTCGCGACCTACATCGGCGCAGCGCTCGGGTTTCTGATCGCGATCTACATCGACCGGCTCCAGCGATCCGAGGATGACGTGGTCCGGCGATCCCTCGACACCGCCTCCGAGCAGCGGGCTCGGCAGCGAGATGCGGACGTGGCCAGAGCGCGGCGCGTGGCCGTTCTGTCTCTGCTCAGGACCGAGCTCGGCCGCGTGCCCAACCAGATGAGCACCGCTGACCGACAGGCCCGCAACTTCGCTCCAAATGACCTGATGACGGACATCCTTTGGCGGTCGTTGTCGGCGTCCGGTGAGCTGCGATGGATTGAGGATCTCGACCTCTTGCGCCAGATCGCCTCTTCGTACGACCTGCTGGCCGTCGAGATTGACCTGGAGCGGCGATGGCTCGAGGCCCGGGCCGTGGCCGGCAGTGGCAAGGTCGTGTCAGAGGACTACATCGCGAACCAGCTCAGGCTCCACGATCGCGACCTGTGGTCCCGTGCATGCGGCGCTTGCAAGGCGATGGATAGTGCGCTCGTTGCCGATGGCGCAGAGGCCGGCGGCCAGATGTTCTGCCCCTGAGCCACGGATGTGATGGACCCAGCCCGGGATCTTCTGCGTGTGACTCGGTCTGCGGCATGATCCCGCCCATAGTCGCGGACGTTGCCGGCTCGCTGAGCAGGTCGGCGGTCACGGCGACATCGGCTCGGGCAGCAGCCATCGGGGGTGAAAGAGAGAAACGAAATGCCGATCAACCCATTTCAGACTGGCTACGACGAAGGCGAAGCCTGCGAAAACGGGCACAGGATCAACGGTGATGTTATCGGCAGCCCCGAGGACTCGTCGTCGTTCTGCCCTGAATGCGGCGCTGCAACGATTCGTGGCTGCCACCAGTGCGGCGCGACACTTCGCGGGTATATGCGCGGCGTCGTGACGGGCGACTGGACGCTCGAGGCCTATTGCCGCGATTGCGGAAAGCCTTATCACTGGACCGAGGCCAGCATCCAAGCCGCAAAGGACCTGCTCGAACTCGAAGCGTCGCTCAGCTCCGAGGACCGCGAACTTCTGGCGACCAACCTGGACGCAGTCACCCGCGACACGCCGCAGACGGCGGTCGCCGCGAAGCGGATCAAGCTTGTCCTGGCCAAGGTGCCCGGCCAAGCCGCCACCGCCGTGCGGGACATCATCCTAGGCGTCGCCACCGAGGCCGCGAAGAGCGCGATCCTAGGTCGCTGAGGATCGGCCCCGACGGGCTACAGCCTGTTCTTGGGACGCACCGATCCTATGTGGTCATGGTGTTGGCGAACCTCGTCGCCGACGAGTTCCCCCCCGTCGCTTGACCGGCGCCGGGGCAGGAAGGACTTCAGATCACCCGCACCCGGGTCTCAGCGGCTAGCCGCGACGATTGTTCTTCCGCCGGGGCCGCATCGATATCGAGGACGAGTTGCTCGACCTCTGCGTCGCGGCCCGGCTCGGATCGCGGCCGCCGCGACTCGTCTGGACGGACCTGTGGGCCCGGACCGTATCGGATGCCTGGGCCACCACGACCTTGATCGAGCTTCACGAGTACACCGCGCAGCTGCAGGGCGCGAAGCAGGTCACGGGCACCGGCAACGTCTAGATCGAAAAGCCGCCTCAGCGTCTGATTGGTGACGTGCCCGTACTCACGGACGTGATCGGCAATCTTCCGTTCCGTCTCGTCGACCCGCCGCACGTGGTACTTAACGGCTCGACCGAGGCTGGCGAGTGAGCGACCAGTCAGGACATATGTCGGGAGCACGCGGGAGGCGGTACGCCTGGTTGGCTCGACCAGCCCAGCGTGCGCCATGCGTTCCAGGACACTCTGTGCCTCGCTGGGTGAACGCTGCACCAGTCGAGCCAGAGTAGTGGCCCCGACACGACGCGCATCCCGCAGATGCGACAGGGCTAGGAGGATGTCAACGTCGCCGGCTAGTTCAGGGTCAAGCTCGGCTACGAATCGTGCGAATGCGTCGTTACCAGTCCCGCCCGGGACGAGCACTCGGACTCGGTCGCCATCGTCCGAGATCGCGGGCGGCTCCTTCCCAGTCCGCAGCAGCGCGCGGTATGCGCGATCGATCCCTTGCCCCGTTCGCTCCGCAACCTGCAGCGCTGTCACGGTCTCGAGCAGCAGTCGGTTCCGGGGGGTCGAGGGGTGAGTCAGGATGTTTTCGGGCGTAATGCCAAATACGAGTCCGCCGGGACTTGTCACCGCAAGCGAGTCGGGTGAGTGCTCGATCTCTACCGCTCCGTTGAGTTCGTAGTCGCGGTGGACGAGGGCGTTGACAACGAGCTCCCGTATCGCCTCCGCGGGGTAATCCTGGATCTGAATCTGGACGCCGCCCGATGCGCTGAGCGGATGCACGCGGCTGCGGACGGCAACCGCATCAAGCAGCGACTCGACGGCCGCTAGGATCGGGCGATTGGAGCGGAAGCGTGCCGAGGATTCGCTTCCGGGGCTCGACCGGTACTGGTAGGCGAAGCCGTGGTTCGGAATGGTCGCTGCGATGGCGTCGGGCTCGCCGAGGATCAGGAGGCCAGCCCGCGTCAGCTTTCCGCGACTGTTCATGAGGCGAAGGTCGCGGATCAGCTTGCGCTCCTCAGTCCGAGCGAAGTCTTCGCGGCCAGCAAGCACGAGGAGCCGCCGCACCCGGGCAACCTCATCGACTGCCAAGGCTTCTGGCCCTACATCGCTGGACTCGGCCGACCAGTCCGACTGTCCCCGGGCAGCCATCGCCTGTCGCTGCTCCTCGGGCGGGAACGGCCGACATTCGCTGCCCACTCGACGCGTGGCCGTCCCGGCTGTGTTTGCGTAGAAGACCGCACCCTTCGGCACGGTGATTTCGATGAGGCGCGCTGGCCCTTGCAAGAACTCATACACGGGCACTGATAGCGACGGTCGCGTCCGATCGAAGATCCCGCGTCGGATGGTGTCGATAGTGAGTTTGGTCGAGACTCCTCGAAAGGCATCAACGCCTGCGCGCCCGTTCGCGACGCCGAAGACGAGCGTCCCGCCCTCGGCATTGGCGAGGCACACGACAGCGTCCGCCAGTGTCTCGAGGGACCTTCTTGGGTCGGCCGACGCCTCCTCCTTGAACTCGAGCGCGTCCGACTCGAAGTCTCGAGGGAGGGCGCCATTCCGGACGCGCTCCAGAACCTCTGATAGGGGAGTCACGAGGTGAGTCTGCGACGAAACTGCGCGACCGTCAAGACTCGACAGCTTCTCAGTTTCTCGCAGTTGGGGGCGAGCCGGCGGCCCTGAGGCTCCCGAGCCGGGATGACGCGCCCTGACGATCCACAAAGCCGGCCAGTCCCGTAGATTCAGCAAGTGAGCGAGGGAGCACGACCGCCGACGAGTCCACCCCCCGTTCGACCGCCAGGCGACCGCGAGCAGGCGATCCTCGACCTCGCGCGCCGCCTCGTGCTGGAGCACCCAGGTTCGGTCGAGAACGGCGAGGAGGTCGGTCTCTGGTACAAGATGCGCGGCGCGCCGGAGGTGATCCGCCGCGAGTTCCTCAAGGTCACCGGCCGCGAACACCTTCTTGACGAGCGGAGCGGCCGCGAGGTCGAGCTTCACCTACCGAGCGGCGACGAGAAACTCTTCAGCCTGACGATCTGGTTCCGAAACGGCGATCGACTCCGCGACTTCGTCGCGTGCGCCGACCTTGGTGGCTTCTTTCGCCCGATGCTCTCCATGGTCGCTGCGACGCTCCCGAGTCGCCGGAAACGCCGTGTTCGGCGCCGGCCACGGGAGGCGTCCACCGTTGCCCGCGTCTTGGCCATCCACTACCTGAGCCGTCGAGGCGGTGGCGAGCGAACCCTTGAGCAGGCCGCGGAGCTCTATCGAGCCTCGCTCGACGATGCCCTGACACGGAACCGGCGAGCCGGCCGCCGCCAACCGAGGGGCTGGCGGACATTGCCGGACGGGTGGCGAGCCGAGCGGAGCCGCGTCCTGACAGAGCTTTGGGAGGACCTTGGGCCCCTGTAGCCGTTAGCGCGCCAATCGCCAGTAGTGGCCCTTCGTACGGTGGTGGGGATATGACCGACACCCCCACTGGAAGGCTCGACCGATCTTCGCCCGAGCGCCCGTCGCCTCGGGCCGACGATCCGGGTGGACCGATGACCGCAGTGCGACTGGCTGGCGGCCACACGAGAGCCCCCGGTCTAGCCCCACGCCGGGATCACACTGGTGTGACGCGCTACCCGATCCGCGACGCGACGGGCGAGCCGGTGGCCATCCATTGCCGGCAGGACGGACCGGACGGCAAGCGCATGTGGTGGGAGCAGCCGGACGGGACGCCCGGACTCGGCGGGCTCTCGGCCGCCGATCTGCCGCTCTATGGCATCGAACGGCTGGACGGCTCGCCCACCGTGATCCTGGTCGAGGGCGAGAAGGCCGCCGACGCGCTGCTCTCGATCGGGGTCCAGGCCGTCGGCACCGTCACCGGGGCCAGCGGGACGCCGGGCGCCATCCCGCTCGCCGAGCTGACCGGGTTAAGGGTCCGTCCATGGCCAGACAACGATGACGTCGGCCACAAGCACATGCAGCGGATCGGCGGTGCGTTGGTCGGCATCGCCGCCGACGTGTCGATCATCGACTGGCCCGACGCCCCTGAGCACGGCGATGCGGCGGACTTTCTCGCCGCTGGCGGGACCCGGGAGGACGTGGAAGCGCTCGTCGACGGTGCGCGCGCGCTGCCGGCCGCTGCCGGCCCCGGACCCGCCCCTGCCGGGTCGGAGCCTGCCTCCGCCAAGCCGACGAAGCGGTCGGCGGCCGACCTCATCGTCGAGCTCGCGATGGACCGGTACGACCTCGCCCGGGCCGAGGATGGCGAGCCGTTCGCGGTCGAGCGCGCCGGGCCCAACGTCGCCCGGATGTTCCGCGGCGGCCGGGCATCGCTCCGAGCGACCCTGGCCGCGATCTTCGCTGACCAGTTCGGCAAGGTCCCGCCGGCCCAGGCACTCGTCGATGCGTTGGCCGTCCTCGAGGGACGCGCGCTCGGCCTGCCGCGGCGGACGCTGCTGCTGCGATCGGGGCGGCTCGACGACGGCTCGGTCGTCATCGACCTGGGTGACGAGTCCGGCCGGGCGATCGTCGTCGGGCCCGATGGTCGGCGCATCCTCGATCGATCGCCCGTCACATTCCGGCGTTCCGAGCTCATCTCTCCGCTGCCCGAGCCGACATCGGGCGATCTGTCCGACCTGACGAAGCTCCTCAACGTCGCGCCCGATGACCGCTCCCTCGTCCTCGCCCACCAGGTCGGCGCACTGCTCGGCATCCCCGTCCCGATCATCCTCTTCCGGGGTCCGGCCGGTGCCGCGAAGACGTCAGCCGCCCGAGCGCTCGCCCGGACCATCGACCCCAGCCCGGCACCGGTCCGGTCCGTTCCGAAGGACCCGGAAGGCTGGGCAGTCACGGCAGGCGGATCGTACGTCGTGGTGCTCGACAACATCGACACGATCCCGGGCTGGTTGAGCGACGCGCTCTGTCGGGCGGTGACCGGGGAGGGCTATCTGCGGCGGGCACTCTACACCGACTCCGCGATCAGCGTCGTCGCCTTCCGCCGGGCGATCATCCTGACCGGGATCGACCCGGGCGCGATGCGGGGCGACCTCGCCGATCGGCTCCTGGCAATCGACCTCACCCAGATCGACGAGCGTCATCGGCAGGATGACGACGAAGTGGAGGCCGCATTCCGGGCCGCCCATCCCGCGATCCTCGGCGCCGTCCTCCATCTCACATCGGCGGTCCTGCGCACCCTGCCGACTATCAAGCTGGCGCGCCGGCCGCGGATGGCCGACTACGGTCGGGTCCTCGCGGCCGTCGACGCCATCCTCGGGACGAACGGGCTCGACCGCTACATGGCGCAGCGCGGCGAGCTCCAGCGCGAGGCCGCCGAGGGTGACCGGATTGGCGCGGCGGTCATCACCTGGATGGTGCACCGCTCGACCTGGACCGGGACGGCAGCCGAGCTCCTCGAGGCGATCACGCCCGAGCGCCGGCCGAAGGGCTGGCCGACGACCCCGCGCGGACTGTCGGGCGCGCTCCGTCGCGTGGCCCAGCCGCTCGATGCCGCCGGCGTCCGCGTGACCTTCCCAGGTCAGGTCGGCCACGAGAAGCGGCGGGTTATCAGCCTAGAAAGGGTGGGCGAGCAACCGTCCGCACCGTCCGCAGACCCCGCTCTGAACGTGAATCGCGCGGACGGTGCGGACGGTGCGGACGATGCGGACGGTGCGGACGGTCGATCCGCCACTGTTCTGGGGCAGGATGACGCCCCGGCTGCCGCCCGGGACCCGAACGTCACCGAGGATGACCCGCAGTCCACGTTGTGGTCGACCGCCCCGCTCCGGGAGCCTGACGCCATCGAGTCGGCCGCGTGGGGGACCATCGGATGACGCCGGCCGAGCTGCTCTGGTCGCTCCGCCGGCGCGGCATCCTCGTCGTGCCGGCCGGCGACGGTCGCCTCCGCTACCGCCCGCGGGAGGCGCTGTCGGGTGCCGAGCACGCGGTCCTCGCCCGCCACCGCGACGCGATCCTCGCCCTGTTCGACGCCGACCCGATTGGCTGGCGGGCCGCCGTCATGGCCGCCCAGGTGCCGCGGACCGGCGCCATCCCCCTCCTCCTCGCTCGGCCGGGGATCCGGTTCCCAGCCGGGTCTTGCTGCTCGTGCGGCGATCCGCGGCCGACCGACCGGTACCGCTGCGCCCCCTGTGCGGCGGCCGCCGTCCGGGCCCTCGCAACCGTCCCGGCTGCCGGGATCTCGGCGTGAGCGTCGACGTGGCGGAGCCACTCGGGACGCGCGCCTTGACCCGCGCAGTGAGCGCCGCGACGCCGCACGTCTGCATCGACGGGTCCCACTGCCCGGGCGACCACCGCTGCACGGTCAACCCCACCTGTCCGTGCGACGCGTGTGTCTGGTCCAAGCATAACGATGGCATGCCTCTCCAATACGTCGCGTCGCGGCGGGGCAGGCGCGGCCACCCGGTCTCCCCCGACCGGATCGGGCGGATGTCGGACATCGTCGAGGTGATCGACGAGCAGACGCTCGCGATCACCGCCCGACACCTGTTCTACCTGCTGACGATGCGGCCGGACGCCCGCCAGCCCATCCCCAAGACGAACCAGGCGTACGAGCGCGTCCTGATCGACCTGCTCGCCCTCCGCCGGTCCGGGGACGTTGCCTGGTCCGCGATCACCGACGGCACGCGGACGAAGACGCGCTGGGTCGGCTACGGCGACCTCGCCGAGGCCGCCGAGCAGTGGCAGCGCTCCTGCCGCCGCGACATCTGGCGGAACGCCCCGGCCACGTGCGAAGTGTGGAGCGAGTCGCGCGGCCTGCTCGGCACGATCAACCAGATCGCCGGCGAATACGGCGTACCGACGCTCGGCGTGGGCGGCTTCAACTCCGCGACGATCGGCTGGGAGACGGCGCAGGACGTGAAGCGGGCGATCGCCCGTGGCCAGGAGTTCTCCATCTTCCACTTCGGCGACCTCGATCCATCCGGCCAGGCCGTCGGGGCGAGCGCGGAGCGGGAGATCCGGTCCCACCTGACCGGCACCGAGCAGGAGTCCTTCCACTTCGAGGCCCGCGCCCTGACCGCGGAGCAGGTCCGCGAGTACGACCTGCCGTCGGCTCCGGTCAAGCTCAACGCGAAGACGGGCAAGCCGCGGGGCGGCCACGCCGACTCCTGGGATGGCGGCACGACCGAACTCGACGCCCTCCCCCCGGTCATCCTTCAGGAGCTCGTGCGGGACGCGATCGAGTCGCTCATCGACGACGACGACCTCGCCGCGACCCGCCTCGCCGAGCAGTCCGAGCGGGACATCCTGGGCACGATCGCCGCGACGATGGGCAAGGCGTCATGACCGCCCGCCGGGTCCGTCCTGCGCCGCCGGTCCACCTCGTGCCCCTGGGCGAGCCCCTGCCGTCTTGGTCGCGGGCCGACCTGCGCACCTGTTCGACGCGCTGCCACGTGGCGGCCTGGCGCGCCCACAGGCGGGCGAACGCCAATGCCCTGGTCCATGACGGCACCCCCGGCATGATGGGCCCGTCGCGGGCCATCGGAGCCGTTACGTCGGCATCGGAGCCGAGGGCGGCATGAGCACCCGTGCGACGGCACAGCGGACTCGCCCGCCGGGCAACCAGCTGGCGCTCTTCGAGCCGCCGTCGGACGAGCCGCGGACCTCTGTGAGCCCGGCGAGGGCTCGGACCGACGAGGCGCTCGTTCCGGCCGACGGCCGCGTGTCCGGGCGTGCCGTCGCCGGGCGAACGACAGCCCAACTCCCCCGGCGAGGCCGCGGCTCACCGGGTGGGGTCGCCGGATCGGCACCCGCCTACGACCCGCTCGTGGCGGCCCTCGCCCAGCTCGTCCGCGACCGCTGGGCGGCCGAGCAGGCGGACCGCGAGAAGCCAGTTGCCTTGGGACGCGTTCCGAGCATCATGGTGACCATGGCCAAGCAGCGTTCGACCGTCGAGGAGACCCCGGCATGAGCCTTGCGGGGCGGCCGCACGACCTCCGTGGGCTCCGCGCCGCGCGCTGGGTCAGGGAGAGTTCCGGTCGCCAGCTCGACAAGTACGGCCCGATCGCCCAGCGCGCGATGCAGGACCGCTCGATCGCCGAGCTCGGTCTCGCTGATACGGGGCTCGCCTGGACCGTCGCGAAGAGTGGCTGGTCGGGTCCCGACTCGATGCGCGAGCCGCCCGCGACGACGACCCCCGAGTTCCGATCGATGCTCGCGGCGGCGGAGCGACGCGAGTACGACGTCCTCGTCGTCGGCTACACGAGTCGGTTCATCCGCGACCTCGCCTTGGCGCTCCACTACCGCCGGATCTTCCACCGCGCCGGCGTCGTCATCTATCTGTGCGACGACCGTCTCCTCACCTCGAACGACGACGACTGGGAACGCTTCGTCGACAAGGCCAAGGCGGCCGAGGTCTCGAGCCGGGACCAGAGCAAGAACGTCCGCTCCGGATATGCCGGGAAGATGGCCCGCGACAACGACCCGGGCGGTCATCCGCCGTTCGGCTTCCGGCGGAACGAGGCGAAGCTCATCGAGCCCGACGCCGCCACGGTCCCGGCGGTCCGGCGGATCGTCGAGCGCTCGGCCGCTGGCTCGACAGACCGGGCGGTGGCCGCGGAGCTCGGGCTCAGCCTCTACGTCGTCCGCGGGGTGCTCACCTCGAGCCTGTACATCGGTCGTCTCCGAGACGGGTCTCCCGCGAACTGGGGACCGCTCGTCGAGCTCGCGACGTGGAACCGGGCGCGGGCGCTGCGGGCGGCGCGGGCGACCACGGCCGGGCGTCCGGCCTCACCGCACCGCGCCTACGCCCTCTCGATGCTCCACTGCGCGGCCTGTGGCGACCGCCTCATCGGCGACACCGACTACTACCGCCATCAGGCCGTCTGTGCCGACTTCGCCGCCGCGACGCCGGACTGGCCCGCGGGCTGGCATGGTCGGCGCGACGGCAAGGGCTACCGGCGCCATCTGTACGAGGCGGTGATCGCCAAGGTCCTGGAGCGGGTGTCCCTGGGCGCCGAGACGCTCACCCGGGTGGTCGGGCTCGTGACGGCCCCACCGTCCGCACCCGACCGGCTCGCGGTCGCGCGCATCGAGCGGGAACGCGATGCGGCGCTGGCACGCTACCGGCGGGACCGCGACAGCGGCACCCTCGACCGGACGATGGCCCGCCTCGACGCCGAGGAGCGGGAGGCTCGCGCGGTTCATCAGGCAGCCGGTGTTCCCGCCGACGTGGCCGTCCGCTACCTCCGCGAGCTGGCCACCACGTGGCGGAAGGCTGAGGGAGGACCGGGACGACGGATGCTCGCGGAGGCGCTCTTCGAGCGGATCGACGCACGAGGCTTCCGGGAGGCGACGCTTCGGCTCACCGACACCGCGATCGCGCACGGCTTCGCGGCGGTCATCCCGGAGCGGCTCGAACTCACTGTTGGCTATGGTCGGGGCGAGAGGACTTGCCCCGACCAAACCGGGCGGCGCCTACGCTGACCCTTGCCCGGGCGAGATCACGTCAACGACGATCCCGAGGATCGGCCATCCGGCGTCCGTGGTGATGATCCTGTCGGCCCCCAGCACCAGCGCTGTGGCGACGACGAGGGCATCGGGAAGGCGCAACGCTCGCCCGTGCGTAGCCCGCAAGCCGGCGGCAGCGGCGCCGATCGCCCGCGAGGCTGGCTCGACCCGAGCCGGCAGCGCATCGACGAACTGGTCGGTCGTGGCGACCGCCTCCGGACCCCGTCGGGATGGGGAGACGAGGCATTCGGCGTATGCCGAGGCTGGAAGCACAAGCTCGTCACCGCGCTGCCGGGCCGCCGTCAGGGCCTCCCGTGCCTGGGCATGGTGCGGGCCCCCGGCATCGAGGACGGCGATCAGGAGCCCGGCGTCAAGGACGGTCAGTCCCATTCGTCGCGCAGCTCGTCAAGATCACCAGGCTCGAAGACCCCGGTGAGCGCGCCCGCGAACGTCGTCACGGGGTCGGCATCGAGAATCAGAAGGACCTCGCCCGGACCACGCACCTCAGCACGGAGCGCGTCACCCGTGCGCAATCCCGCGCCACGAAGGGTCTCGACCGGGAGCGTCACCTGGTGCTTCGCGCTGACACGCGTGTAACCGCGGCGGCGTTGCTTGACTCGTTCCTTCATAAGTCAAGCATAGCTTTGGAGGATGCAGCTTGGCAATCGCACGACGGGACACCGGCGTGGGTCTGAGCGAGCCGCAGGGCCACCGGATAAAGGTGCGGTCCGGTACAGTCTGATGGAGTTTGGTCGGGGCGAGAGGGATTGCCCCGCGACCACCGACCTTCCGATCACGATGCGGCTGGCCGAGCCTCCGGAGCCCTTCGACTGGTTGCGCAGCGCATGACGCGCCGGCCTCGCTACCGGGCCGAACGCGCCACGGACCGTGAGGTCGGGGTGGTCGCAGCCGTGCTGCTGACCGGGTCGGAGAAGGCAGCCGCCCACCGCCTCGGCCTGGCGCACTCGACCGTGAAGCACCACCTGGCGAATGCGCGGTGCAAGGTGGGAGCCAGGACAACGGCCGAGCTCGTGTGGATCCTCGGTCCCCGTCTGCCGGAGCCCAACGACACGGCGCCGGCCGATGACGTGGTGTCCGGGGAATAGGCTGGGTGCTCGTCGCGGCAGGACGCG is a window encoding:
- a CDS encoding recombinase family protein, with the protein product MSLAGRPHDLRGLRAARWVRESSGRQLDKYGPIAQRAMQDRSIAELGLADTGLAWTVAKSGWSGPDSMREPPATTTPEFRSMLAAAERREYDVLVVGYTSRFIRDLALALHYRRIFHRAGVVIYLCDDRLLTSNDDDWERFVDKAKAAEVSSRDQSKNVRSGYAGKMARDNDPGGHPPFGFRRNEAKLIEPDAATVPAVRRIVERSAAGSTDRAVAAELGLSLYVVRGVLTSSLYIGRLRDGSPANWGPLVELATWNRARALRAARATTAGRPASPHRAYALSMLHCAACGDRLIGDTDYYRHQAVCADFAAATPDWPAGWHGRRDGKGYRRHLYEAVIAKVLERVSLGAETLTRVVGLVTAPPSAPDRLAVARIERERDAALARYRRDRDSGTLDRTMARLDAEEREARAVHQAAGVPADVAVRYLRELATTWRKAEGGPGRRMLAEALFERIDARGFREATLRLTDTAIAHGFAAVIPERLELTVGYGRGERTCPDQTGRRLR
- a CDS encoding putative DNA binding domain-containing protein, with translation MTPLSEVLERVRNGALPRDFESDALEFKEEASADPRRSLETLADAVVCLANAEGGTLVFGVANGRAGVDAFRGVSTKLTIDTIRRGIFDRTRPSLSVPVYEFLQGPARLIEITVPKGAVFYANTAGTATRRVGSECRPFPPEEQRQAMAARGQSDWSAESSDVGPEALAVDEVARVRRLLVLAGREDFARTEERKLIRDLRLMNSRGKLTRAGLLILGEPDAIAATIPNHGFAYQYRSSPGSESSARFRSNRPILAAVESLLDAVAVRSRVHPLSASGGVQIQIQDYPAEAIRELVVNALVHRDYELNGAVEIEHSPDSLAVTSPGGLVFGITPENILTHPSTPRNRLLLETVTALQVAERTGQGIDRAYRALLRTGKEPPAISDDGDRVRVLVPGGTGNDAFARFVAELDPELAGDVDILLALSHLRDARRVGATTLARLVQRSPSEAQSVLERMAHAGLVEPTRRTASRVLPTYVLTGRSLASLGRAVKYHVRRVDETERKIADHVREYGHVTNQTLRRLFDLDVAGARDLLRALQLRGVLVKLDQGRGGPGIRYGPGPQVRPDESRRPRSEPGRDAEVEQLVLDIDAAPAEEQSSRLAAETRVRVI
- a CDS encoding DUF2321 domain-containing protein; this translates as MKERNEMPINPFQTGYDEGEACENGHRINGDVIGSPEDSSSFCPECGAATIRGCHQCGATLRGYMRGVVTGDWTLEAYCRDCGKPYHWTEASIQAAKDLLELEASLSSEDRELLATNLDAVTRDTPQTAVAAKRIKLVLAKVPGQAATAVRDIILGVATEAAKSAILGR
- a CDS encoding type II toxin-antitoxin system VapC family toxin — protein: MGLTVLDAGLLIAVLDAGGPHHAQAREALTAARQRGDELVLPASAYAECLVSPSRRGPEAVATTDQFVDALPARVEPASRAIGAAAAGLRATHGRALRLPDALVVATALVLGADRIITTDAGWPILGIVVDVISPGQGSA
- a CDS encoding AbrB/MazE/SpoVT family DNA-binding domain-containing protein produces the protein MKERVKQRRRGYTRVSAKHQVTLPVETLRGAGLRTGDALRAEVRGPGEVLLILDADPVTTFAGALTGVFEPGDLDELRDEWD